AATGAGCATGAATGGATCAAAAGAGTGAAATCGGAGGGAGCTGTTCCACTACTTGAACCAGATAATTGCCCAAATGGTTGGGCTTCACCACCTGGAGACAAATTTATGGTCAGAGGTCCAGAGTACTTTTCAACCAGGGTTAAAATTCCTGGTGGTGAATATCTTTTAAAGCCTCTTGGATTTGATTGGATAAAAGGTCCTACAAAGCTATGGGAAGTTCTAAACCATCCAAACAACCGTGTTAGGAAGGCTCTTGAAGATGAGTTTCCTACAGGGGATAAGCCTTTTATTTGGGCTTTCAATCTGCAAGTCCCTAGCAAGGATAATTACAGTGCTGTTGCATATTTTGCAGCTACAGAGCCTATTCCTGAGGGTTCTTTAATGGAGCAGTTTGTGAAAGGAGATGATGGGTTTAGGAATTCAAGGCTTAAATTAATTGCCAACATTGTCCAAGGCCCTTGGATTGTGAGAAAAGCAGTTGGGGAGCAGGCCATATGCATTATTGGGCGTGCTCTTTCTTGCAAGTTCTGTGTGACACAGAATTTTGTAGAAGTCGATGTGGATATTGGTTCTTCCATGGTTGCAAGTGCAATTGTTCATCTGGCTTTTGGTTACGTCACAGCATTAACTGTCGATCTAGCTTTTCTCATCGAGAGTCAAACAGAAGCAGAGCTTCCAGAACAAATTTTGGGAGGTGTGAGATTCTCTGAGTTAAATCCAGCTTCAGCTCAGTTGATTGAACCATCACCTGCTGGGAGTGCAGGTAGTTTGCAGTCCTCTCTGCCTACACGCTTATGGAAGTCAATTGGGCAGAGTTTCTCCCACATTCT
This genomic stretch from Malania oleifera isolate guangnan ecotype guangnan chromosome 3, ASM2987363v1, whole genome shotgun sequence harbors:
- the LOC131150968 gene encoding protein ENHANCED DISEASE RESISTANCE 2-like isoform X1, translating into MGNPADNNEHEWIKRVKSEGAVPLLEPDNCPNGWASPPGDKFMVRGPEYFSTRVKIPGGEYLLKPLGFDWIKGPTKLWEVLNHPNNRVRKALEDEFPTGDKPFIWAFNLQVPSKDNYSAVAYFAATEPIPEGSLMEQFVKGDDGFRNSRLKLIANIVQGPWIVRKAVGEQAICIIGRALSCKFCVTQNFVEVDVDIGSSMVASAIVHLAFGYVTALTVDLAFLIESQTEAELPEQILGGVRFSELNPASAQLIEPSPAGSAGSLQSSLPTRLWKSIGQSFSHILHPGAQESGSAPVSTVNGTVNHEEKDKDTTTW
- the LOC131150968 gene encoding protein ENHANCED DISEASE RESISTANCE 2-like isoform X2; its protein translation is MGNPADNNEHEWIKRVKSEGAVPLLEPDNCPNGWASPPGDKFMVRGPEYFSTRVKIPGGEYLLKPLGFDWIKGPTKLWEVLNHPNNRVRKALEDEFPTGDKPFIWAFNLQVPSKDNYSAVAYFAATEPIPEGSLMEQFVKGDDGFRNSRLKLIANIVQGPWIVRKAVGEQAICIIGRALSCKFCVTQNFVEVDVDIGSSMVASAIVHLAFGYVTALTVDLAFLIESQTEAELPEQILGGVRFSELNPASAQLIEPSPAGSAGSLQSSLPTRLWKSIGQSFSHILHPGAQESGSAPVSTVNGTVNHEEKDKDTTT